In a genomic window of Gossypium arboreum isolate Shixiya-1 chromosome 7, ASM2569848v2, whole genome shotgun sequence:
- the LOC108480200 gene encoding uncharacterized protein LOC108480200, which produces MGDTGNDNEDSACPTSFTPVNMQIQPPKVSVNVQPLYQTGTSAPVNFPAGSSTNLGDNLANPQVPDFDGAAEVEKKKAEVPKRFEDRCKWLEEKFKELEDADHYCGIDAKELSLVPDLVFPPKFKMSEFERYNRTSCPEAHITMFCRRMMEYVNNDQLLIHCFQDSLSGAAAKWYNQLSRTQVKSWKDLAQAFMKQYGHITDIAPDQITLQNMEKKPSESFRQYAQRWREAATQVQPPLLEKEITMLFVNTLKAPFITHMLGSATKSFADIVMSGEMIENAIRSGKIKVGENTRRSALKKRENEVGNVSSSYAKPATVNQSRAIVTVAPFHLEPLQPPYPKWYDANAQCEYHAGITWHSIENCTSFKRCVERLIKAGVVKFDDTPSTGNPLPSHTDKGVNAIIENMGRKVKLNIVEVITPLKLVWKEMHKRSLVPQGLRNKVQDTRNYCEFHYEKDHEIQNCIEFRALAHGLMDNKELEFLESVEEEDVYSLGGESSEEGCRVSRPVIIISKPIVIEVEARVTPRVIIQRPTAPPYKDSRRVPWNYNCSIAVSEKEGSIDTPNTEVKPAKGKPVMLKQEIERSEPLVNEPVIENEAKEFLKFLRHSEYSVVEQLHQQSDRISVLALLLNSEVHRNALMKVLNETYVADDISVNKLDRLVGNISANNFISFSDDEIPLRGRGSTKALHITTRCNGYTLPGVLIDNGFTLNVLPWSTLNRLPIDSSHMKTRQNIVRAFDGTKGK; this is translated from the exons ATGGGTGATACTGGGAATGACAATGAGGATTCCGCTTGTCCTACAAGTTTTACGCCAGTGAACATGCAAATACAACCACCAAAGGTGTCTGTTAATGTCCAGCCTCTTTATCAAACTGGTACCTCGGCACCAGTAAACTTTCCAGCAGGATCGAGCACCAACCTTGGAGATAATCTAGCAAACCCTCAGGTCCCTGACTTCGACGGCGCAGCAGAGGTGGAAAAGAAAAAGGCTGAGGTCCCAAAACGATTTGAGGATCGATGCAAATGGTTGGAGGAAAAGTTCAAAGAGTTAGAGGATGCTGATCATTACTGCGGAATCGATGCAAAGGAACTGAGTTTGGTCCCGGACTTAGTATTTCCCCCAAAGTTTAAAATGTCGGAGTTTGAAAGATATAACAGAACCAGCTGCCCTGAGGCTCACATTACAATGTTTTGTCGAAGGATGATGGAGTATGTCAACAATGATCAActgttgatccattgttttcaggaCAGTTTGAGTGGGGCTGCAGCGaaatggtacaatcaattgagtaGGACCCAAGTCAAGTCGTGGAAGGACCTAGCTCAGGCCTTCATGAAGCAGTACGGTCATATAACGGATATAGCACCTGACCAGATCACACtccagaatatggagaagaagcCAAGTGAAAGCTTCCGGCAGTATGCTCAGAGATGGAGAGAGGCCGCTACACAAGTCCAACCACCGTTGCTAGAAAAAGAAATAACCATGCTCTTCGTCAATACATTGAAGGCGCCTTTCATTACTCACATGTTAGGTAGCGCAACCAAGAGTTTCgcggacatagtaatgtctggcgaaatgatagaaaatgccataAGATCGGGTAAGATAAAAGTTGGGGAGAACACGAGAAGGTCAGCcctgaagaaaagagagaatgaAGTAGGTAATGTGAGCTCAAGCTACGCAAAACCTGCCACTGTTAATCAATCAAGGGCGATAGTCACAG TGGCTCCTTTCCACTTGGAGCCGTTGCAGCCCCCATACCCTAAGTGGTATGACGCAAATGCTCAGTGCGAATACCACGCAGGGATTACGTggcactcgatagaaaactgtaCCTCGTTCAAAAGGTGTGTGGAAAGGCTTATCAAAGCAGGTGTTGTAAAATTCGATGATACACCTAGTACGGGAAATCCGTTGCCCAGTCACACTGACAAAGGTGTAAACGCGATAATTGAGAATATGGGGAGGAAAGTCAAGCTGAATATCGTGGAGGTGATAACCCCATTGAAGCTAGTTTGGAAGGAAATGCATAAGAGAAGTTTAGTCCCGCAGGGGTTGAGGAATAAAGTCCAAGATACAcggaactactgtgagttccattATGAGAAAGATCATGAAATTCAGAATTGTATTGAGTTCAGGGCTCTAGCACATGGTCTAATGGATAATAAAGAATTGGAGTTCCTCGAGTCTGTCGAAGAGGAGGATGTATACTCTCTAGGAGGAGAGTCAAGTGAAGAAGGCTGCAGAGTTAGCCGTCCAGTGATAATTATTTCGAAGCCCATAGTTATTGAAGTAGAAGCAAGAGTCACACCTAGAGTTATAATTCAGAGGCCAACAGCTCCCCCTTATAAAGATAGCCGTAGGGTGCCTTGGAATTATAACTGTAGTATAGCAGTTTCAGAGAAAGAGGGTTCGATTGACACACCAAACACAGAAGTCAAACCAGCAAAAGGGAAACCTGTCATGCTCAAGCAAGAAATCGAGAGATCAGAACCACTGGTTAATGAGCCAGTAATAGAAAATGAGGCCAAGGAGTTCTTGAAATTCCTAAGacacagcgagtatagtgttgTGGAACAATTGCACCAACAATCGGATCGCATATCTGTATTGGCTCTGCTGCTAAATTCGGAGGTCCACCGCAACGCACTGATGAAAGTGTTGAACGAAACCTATGTTGCAGATGACATTTCGGTTAACAAATTAGACCGTCTCGTCGGCAACATAAGCGCTAACAATTTCATCTCATTCAGCGATGATGAGATACCTCTAAGGGGTAGGGGGTCTACTAAGGCTCTACACATTACTACACGTTGCAATGGGTATACACTACCTGGAGTACTGATCGATAATGGGTTCACATTAAACGTATTGCCTTGGTCTACATTAAACCGTTTACCTATAGACAGCTCCCACATGAAGACACGTCAGAACATAGTGAGAGCGTTTGACGGCACAAAAGGAAAGTGA